In one window of Montipora capricornis isolate CH-2021 unplaced genomic scaffold, ASM3666992v2 scaffold_211, whole genome shotgun sequence DNA:
- the LOC138034814 gene encoding uncharacterized protein — protein MNKAEREILIHVQKESFMEEIATLKVSSVIVDRAGTTKAKKPRVKKSSRIFKLDPQLMDGLLRVGGRLEKAPVKLDARHPIILPTSHHVVRLIIRFYHNASGHSGTEHVLSMIRERFWIVKGRAAVKRTLRDCFSCRKRQAPVGEQKMANLPQDRVTPNKPPFTYVGVDCFGPFWVRRGRSQAKRYGVIFTCLTVRAIHIEVVHSLDTDSFVNCMRRFIARRGQPEQIRSDNGGNFVRGEKELRNAIDRWNQEVIAESLLQRNVQWIFNPPAGSHHAGV, from the coding sequence ATGAACAAGGCTGAAAGAGAAATCCTGATACATGTTCAGAAGGAGAGTTTCATGGAAGAGATTGCCACTCTAAAGGTTTCAAGTGTGATAGTTGACAGGGCAGGCACCACCAAAGCCAAGAAACCTCGAGTCAAGAAATCTAGTAGAATCTTCAAGCTCGACCCTCAGTTGATGGACGGTCTACTACGTGTAGGCGGACGGCTCGAGAAGGCACCCGTTAAGCTGGATGCAAGGCACCCAATAATTCTGCCGACCTCACACCATGTTGTCCGTTTGATCATCAGGTTCTACCATAACGCTTCTGGACATTCTGGCACTGAACACGTACTCTCCATGATCAGAGAAAGATTCTGGATCGTGAAGGGAAGAGCTGCAGTGAAAAGGACCCTTAGAGACTGTTTCAGCTGCAGAAAGCGACAAGCACCAGTCGGAGAGCAGAAGATGGCAAACCTGCCGCAAGACAGGGTCACTCCAAACAAGCCCCCATTTACCTATGTTGGCGTTGACTGTTTTGGGCCCTTTTGGGTTCGACGCGGAAGGAGCCAAGCCAAGAGATATGGTGTGATTTTCACTTGTTTGACCGTACGTGCGATCCACATCGAGGTAGTTCACAGCTTGGACACAGATTCCTTTGTGAACTGCATGCGTCGTTTTATCGCTAGAAGGGGGCAGCCTGAACAGATCAGATCCGATAATGGCGGCAACTTTGTCCGGGGCGAAAAGGAGCTGCGAAATGCTATTGATCGGTGGAATCAGGAAGTCATCGCGGAGTCCCTCTTGCAGAGAAATGTGCAGTGGATCTTCAATCCCCCAGCAGGTTCTCACCATGCTGGCGTGTGA
- the LOC138034812 gene encoding uncharacterized protein has product MSALLKEQVLDDEGLATLMCEVESIVNGRPLTKVSDDPRDLEALTPNHLLLLRSGTTLPPGIFRKEDVYTRRRWRQVQYLSDVFWRRWLKEYLPSLQERQKWTRSTVNFEVGDVVLVVDENSPRNSWPLGRIQEVKPNKGDGLVRRVALKTKTSVLERPINKIVLLEAPRLHERS; this is encoded by the coding sequence ATGAGTGCCCTCTTAAAGGAGCAGGTCCTCGACGACGAAGGGCTTGCTACTCTCATGTGCGAGGTGGAATCAATAGTCAATGGCAGGCCCCTGACGAAGGTGTCCGACGATCCAAGAGACCTCGAGGCCCTTACACCAAATCACCTTCTTCTGCTACGGTCTGGTACTACACTGCCGCCTGGCATTTTCAGAAAGGAAGACGTCTATACCCGTCGGAGATGGCGACAAGTCCAGTATTTATCAGACGTTTTCTGGCGCAGGTGGCTCAAAGAGTATCTCCCTAGTTTGCAAGAAAGACAGAAGTGGACAAGATCAACAGTTAACTTCGAGGTTGGAGACGTCGTCCTTGTGGTAGACGAGAACTCTCCAAGGAATTCGTGGCCCCTCGGTCGTATCCAGGAAGTGAAACCAAACAAGGGGGATGGATTAGTAAGGAGAGTAGCATTGAAGACCAAAACGTCAGTCCTGGAACGCCCCATCAATAAGATCGTTCTGCTGGAGGCGCCTCGACTACACGAGCGTAGCTAA
- the LOC138034815 gene encoding uncharacterized protein, translated as MEAEERIYAVAEQGDHYFQQPFPAQKQDLSPSSPPSQPRPSAFRASDQFSESAQATPGLIKVPQRPRRPEELQPDPAVINQPGSKPKIFSPQGTVWSPVIPLKPELNDHHVDHEGIKQERSPSPGASDVGEKFVRDLIDIQRQQQRHNEQLMYMQQYRDQQLQQLLGQHQQLSLTLTLPHAEVQTFDGDPVNYCNFIRSFENLIEAKTKSSSTKLYYLVQYTSGDVQELMRSCLSMQPDEGYREARRLLKERYGQSYKIASAYVTRVTNGPPIKHEDGQALQKFSILLTSCKNTLREVGYLNKIENPDSMQKVIERLPFPLRQRWRDVADDITNNKHREITFEDIATFVESKARALNHPVFGTINTERRNQGRASNDRRSRRSDNFATLGGEPVSENNENRRDITKATPKCHLCKENHWLTRCRQFKKQSVDQRLTFVRKQGLCENCFQPGHKVQSCPKNSYCKIPTCRTKHSTFLHPKSPDRNVGNLPSNEGPINEDDRRATGNNNDRAHNAYVNGNSQCASTGAGVLTIGLPIVPVKVRARSADPPVLTYAFLDSGSNTTFCSQQLMEMLTVDGERTTLSLTTLGKHDSVTECKVFKLEVFDLNERNFVELPTVFSTPQLPVGKNSIPQQEDVNKYPYLKGIQLPKIDAPIGLLIGNDVPKALEPKQVIASNDKGPYAVKTIFGWTLNGPLDRKGNSRCTANFIKADEELSQQFTRFCNQEFSDSAYDKDAVPSKEDSHAISIMQQSVKLKSGHYEVALPWRNTPPNLLNNRPLGEHRLKLLRRRLLKDEELHSKYSAFVDDLLKNGHARKVPGDRLDRPVGAVWYLPHHPVLNANKPGKVRVVFDCAAKYRGTSLNDQLLQGPDLTNNLVGVLTRFRQEPVALMADVESMFHQVRVSPNDCDALRFLWWPNNDLNSEPEEYQMMVHLFGATSSPSCANFGLRRTAEDNCQEFSKEAVDSVKDNFYVDDCLKSVPSETEAIGLVNELRTLLSKGGFRLTKWISNSRKVIDSIPLSERAGSVKDLLLDQLPIERALGVRWDVESDTFGFKISVKDRPATRRGILSVVSSIYDPLGFAAPFILPAKALLQDLCRKNLGWDEPISDEDLIRWRNWLEELPRLEDLRVNRCFKPINFGEVASSQLHHFADASQFAYGAVTYLRLTNSKGDVHCSFIIGKSRLSPLKQLTIPRLELSAAVVATRLDRMVSKEIGIPVDQSIFWTDSTCVLGYIANKNKRFHTFVANRVAAIHEVTSPPQWKHVGTKQNPADDASRGLTAEALLKNKRWIRGPEFLWKSEDAWPSQQCSVSMVAENDPEVKRESQVLSTKAEAGSTLGQFFGRFS; from the coding sequence ATGGAGGCTGAAGAGCGCATCTACGCTGTGGCCGAACAAGGAGACCATTACTTTCAACAGCCATTCCCTGCGCAGAAACAGGACCTCTCACCGTCCTCGCCTCCTAGTCAGCCACGCCCATCAGCGTTTCGTGCCTCAGACCAATTCTCAGAAAGCGCGCAGGCCACTCCGGGCCTCATCAAGGTTCCGCAAAGGCCAAGGAGACCGGAAGAACTTCAACCAGATCCAGCAGTAATCAATCAACCTGGTAGCAAGCCAAAGATCTTCTCACCTCAAGGAACTGTGTGGTCACCTGTAATCCCACTTAAACCCGAGCTCAATGACCACCACGTGGATCATGAGGGTATTAAACAAGAGCGAAGTCCATCTCCGGGTGCTTCAGACGTTGGGGAAAAATTCGTGCGAGATTTGATCGACATCCAGCGACAACAACAACGGCACAACGAGCAGCTTATGTATATGCAGCAATACCGCGACCAACAGCTGCAACAGCTACTGGGACAGCATCAACAACTGTCCCTAACACTAACGTTACCTCACGCTGAGGTGCAGACGTTCGATGGAGACCCGGTTAACTACTGCAATTTTATACGTTCCTTCGAAAACCTTATCGAAGCTAAGACGAAAAGCAGCAGCACAAAGCTGTACTACCTCGTGCAATACACGTCTGGTGACGTCCAAGAGCTCATGCGAAGCTGTTTATCAATGCAACCGGATGAAGGCTATCGAGAAGCGCGCAGACTTCTAAAGGAAAGATATGGCCAGAGCTACAAAATCGCCTCTGCCTACGTTACTAGAGTCACGAACGGACCACCGATTAAGCATGAAGACGGCCAAGCACTTCAGAAGTTTTCCATCCTTCTCACTAGCTGCAAGAACACCCTAAGAGAGGTGGGCTACCTCAACAAGATAGAGAATCCAGACAGCATGCAGAAAGTTATAGAAAGGCTTCCCTTTCCGCTGAGGCAAAGATGGCGCGACGTTGCTGATGATATCACAAACAACAAGCACAGAGAAATTACTTTTGAGGACATCGCAACCTTCGTTGAGTCAAAGGCGAGAGCCTTAAACCACCCGGTATTCGGAACCATCAACACTGAACGCAGAAACCAAGGAAGGGCTTCCAATGACCGCAGATCCCGACGCAGTGACAATTTTGCGACTCTGGGAGGCGAACCCGTTAGTGAGAACAATGAAAACAGGCGTGATATAACGAAGGCCACGCCTAAATGCCATTTATGCAAGGAGAACCACTGGTTGACCCGCTGTCGCCAATTCAAGAAGCAGTCGGTGGACCAGAGACTAACGTTCGTTCGCAAACAAGGACTCTGCGAGAACTGCTTTCAACCTGGCCATAAAGTCCAATCCTGTCCGAAGAACAGCTATTGCAAAATTCCCACTTGCCGTACGAAACATTCGACGTTTCTCCATCCAAAATCGCCAGATCGCAACGTTGGGAACCTCCCCTCCAACGAAGGTCCAATTAACGAAGACGACAGAAGAGCGACTGGGAACAACAATGACAGGGCGCACAATGCTTACGTCAATGGCAACAGTCAATGTGCTTCAACTGGGGCCGGCGTACTAACGATTGGCCTTCCTATCGTACCTGTTAAAGTCAGGGCCAGAAGTGCAGACCCCCCAGTTTTAACTTACGCCTTCTTGGATAGTGGATCGAACACGACATTCTGCAGTCAGCAACTCATGGAAATGTTAACTGTCGATGGCGAACGGACTACCCTCTCATTGACAACCTTGGGGAAGCACGACAGCGTGACGGAGTGCAAGGTCTTCAAGCTGGAAGTGTTCGACTTGAACGAACGGAACTTCGTTGAGCTCCCAACTGTCTTCTCGACCCCACAACTACCAGTTGGTAAAAACAGCATCCCGCAACAAGAGGACGTAAACAAGTATCCTTACCTCAAAGGCATTCAGCTGCCCAAGATTGACGCCCCCATTGGTCTGCTTATCGGAAATGATGTCCCGAAGGCTTTAGAACCTAAACAAGTAATAGCAAGTAACGACAAAGGCCCGTATGCAGTAAAAACAATATTCGGGTGGACACTCAATGGTCCTCTTGACCGAAAGGGAAATTCCCGTTGTACAGCGAACTTCATCAAGGCAGACGAGGAACTCAGCCAACAGTTCACAAGGTTCTGCAATCAAGAGTTCAGCGATTCAGCGTACGACAAGGACGCAGTGCCGTCCAAAGAAGATTCGCACGCCATTAGCATCATGCAGCAGTCCGTCAAACTGAAGTCAGGTCATTACGAAGTAGCCTTACCTTGGAGGAACACTCCACCTAACCTGCTGAACAACCGACCATTAGGAGAACACCGTTTGAAGTTGTTACGGAGAAGGCTGCTTAAGGACGAAGAGCTTCATTCAAAGTATTCTGCGTTCGTCGACGACTTGCTAAAGAATGGCCATGCTCGAAAGGTGCCAGGAGACCGGCTAGACCGTCCTGTTGGCGCAGTGTGGTACCTACCTCACCATCCCGTCCTTAATGCGAACAAGCCGGGCAAAGTCCGTGTCGTTTTCGACTGCGCAGCAAAATACCGGGGTACGTCACTTAACGACCAACTTCTTCAGGGACCTGACCTTACAAACAACCTGGTTGGCGTTCTGACGCGCTTCCGACAGGAACCTGTTGCTCTTATGGCCGACGTCGAGTCAATGTTTCACCAAGTACGTGTCAGTCCTAACGATTGTGACGCTCTTCGGTTCCTTTGGTGGCCAAACAATGACTTGAACAGTGAACCAGAAGAATATCAGATGATGGTGCATCTCTTCGGTGCCACATCATCACCAAGCTGTGCTAACTTCGGTCTCCGGCGAACCGCAGAAGACAATTGCCAAGAATTTAGCAAGGAAGCGGTTGACAGCGTCAAGGACAACTTCTACGTCGACGACTGCCTCAAGTCAGTTCCATCCGAAACCGAAGCCATTGGTCTGGTGAACGAGCTCCGCACGCTACTCTCGAAGGGAGGGTTCCGCTTGACAAAATGGATCTCCAATTCCCGAAAGGTCATTGATTCTATTCCACTGTCCGAAAGAGCTGGCTCCGTGAAGGATCTTCTCCTCGATCAACTGCCAATCGAACGGGCCTTGGGAGTCAGATGGGATGTGGAGTCCGACACCTTTGGCTTCAAGATAAGTGTAAAGGACAGGCCTGCAACCAGACGAGGAATTCTATCTGTTGTCAGCTCCATCTATGACCCGTTAGGATTTGCAGCTCCATTTATCCTGCCAGCGAAGGCGCTGCTTCAAGACCTATGTCGCAAAAATCTTGGATGGGATGAACCCATATCGGACGAGGACCTCATACGCTGGAGAAATTGGCTCGAAGAGCTTCCCAGGCTCGAAGACCTTAGAGTCAACCGCTGTTTTAAGCCCATCAACTTCGGTGAAGTCGCCTCCAGTCAGCTACACCATTTCGCAGACGCTTCCCAGTTTGCATATGGTGCTGTAACCTATCTCCGCCTCACCAACAGTAAAGGTGACGTCCACTGCTCCTTCATCATTGGCAAGTCACGGTTATCCCCGCTAAAGCAATTGACGATCCCTCGCCTCGAGCTCTCAGCAGCTGTAGTGGCAACGCGATTGGACAGAATGGTCTCGAAGGAAATCGGTATACCAGTCGATCAATCTATCTTCTGGACAGATAGTACCTGTGTTTTGGGCTACATCGCCAATAAAAATAAGCGGTTTCACACTTTCGTGGCAAATCGTGTCGCTGCCATACACGAAGTCACTTCACCTCCTCAATGGAAACACGTTGGCACTAAACAGAACCCTGCCGACGACGCCTCGCGTGGCCTCACAGCTGAAGCCTTGCTGAAGAACAAACGTTGGATACGAGGACCTGAATTCCTTTGGAAATCAGAAGATGCATGGCCAAGCCAACAGTGTTCGGTATCAATGGTTGCAGAGAACGATCCAGAGGTCAAGAGAGAATCACAAGTGCTTTCAACCAAGGCTGAAGCAGGGTCGACCCTTGGTCAATTCTTCGGACGCTTTTCCTAA